The nucleotide window TCGAGCTGGTCACGCTGACCACGCTCACACTGGCTTTCGCGCCCGCCGCCTATGCCTCCGGCTCTTCGATGCCGTGGGAGACACCGCTCAACTCGATCCTGGAGTCGGTGCAGGGCCCGGTCGCCAAGATCATCTCGGTCATCATCATCACCGTGACCGGCCTGACGCTCGCCTTCGGCGACACGTCGGGCGGCTTCCGACGCCTGATCCAGATCGTCTTCGGTCTGAGCATCGCCTTCGCGGCGTCGAGCTTCTTCCTGTCGTTCTTCAGCTTCTCCGGCGGAGCGCTGATCTGATGGCCGCGATCGTCGATCCTGACGTGCCCGGCTTCTTCGCGCCGGTCCATCGCGCGCTCACCGACCCGATCCTGATGGGCGGCGCGCCGCGGACCGTGGCGATCGCCAACGGCACCTTGGCGGCGGCGATCGCGCTCGGCCTCCGGCTCTGGATCCCTGGCGCGCTCATCTGGGCCGTCGGCCATGCCGCCGCCGTCTGGGCGGCGAAACGCGACCCGCAATTCGTCGACGTGGTGCGCCGGCACCTTCGCTACCCCGCACATCTCGGGGTGTGAGGCCGCCATGCTGAACCTTGCCGAATACCGCCATCGCCCCGCAGGCCTCGCCGACTTCCTGCCCTGGGCCGCTCTCGTCGGTGAGGGTGTCGTCCTCAACAAGGACGGCTCGTTCCAGCGCACCGCCCGCTATCGCGGACCGGACCTCGACAGCGCGACGCCGGCCGAGCTGGTAGGCGTCACCGCACGGCTGAACAACGCGCTGCGCCGGCTCGGCTCCGGCTGGGCGATCTTCGTCGAGGCGCAGCGGATCGCCGCCCAGACCTATCCGCATTCGACGTTTCCTGATCCGGCATCGGCCCTGGTCGATCTCGAACGGCAGGACGCCTTCGAGGAGGCCGGCGCCCACTTCGAGAGCCGCTATTTCCTGACCTTCGTCTGGCTCCCGCCAGCCGAGGACGCCTCTCGGGTGGAAGGCTGGCTCTATGAAGGCCGGTCGCAGACAGGTGTCGATCCGTGGGAGCTGCTGCACGGCTTCGTCGATCGAACCAACCGCGTCCTGCAACTGGTCGAGGGCTTCATGCCCGAGGTCGCCTGGCTCGATGACGGCGACACGCTGACCTACCTTCACTCGACCATCTCGACGCGGCAGCAGCGCGTGCGCGTCCCCGAGACGCCAACGTCCGCCAGCCTCCGGTCTCGACACTGAATCTCGCCCACATGATCCCGCTTTCAGCGGTCTGGGCCGGGCCGGCACGCGACGAACATTTCCAGGCGCCGCCGCTGCTGTTCGGCAAGACCGAGGGGTCCACGCCGTTCCGGCTGAGCCTCCATGTCGGCGACGTCGGCCATACGCTGATCGTCGGCCCGACCGGCGCGGGTAAGTCCGTGCTGCTGGCCCTGATGGCAATGCAGTTCCGCCGCTACCGGAACAACCAAATCTTCGCCTTCGATTTCGGCGGCTCGATCCGCACCGCAGCGCTCGCGATGGGCGGCGACTGGCACGACCTCGGCGGTAGCTTGTCGGCCGGGTCGGAGCATTCGGTCTCGCTGCAACCGCTGGCGCGAATCGACGATCCGGCCGAGCGCGCCTGGGCGGCGGAATGGGTGACGGCTATCCTTGCCAAGGAAGGCGTCACGATCGATCCGACCGCCAAGGAGCATGTCTGGTCGGCACTGACGTCGCTGGCCTCTTCACCAATCGGCGAGCGCACGATCACTGGGCTGGCCGTCCTGTTGCAATCGACGGCGCTGAAGCAGGCACTCCAGCCCTATTGCATCGGCGGACCATCGGGGCGGCTGCTCGATGCCGAGTCCGAGCACCTCGGTTCCAGTTCGGTTCAGGCCTTCGAGACCGAGGGCCTGATCGGCGCCGGCGCGGCGCCTGCCGTGCTGACCTATCTGTTCCATCGCATCGAAGGCCGCCTCGACGGCCGGCCGACCCTGCTCATCATCGACGAAGGCTGGCTGGTGCTCGACGATCCGGCCTTCGCCCAACAGCTTCGCGAATGGCTGAAGACGCTGCGCAAGAAGAACGCCTCCGTCGTCTTCGCCACCCAATCGCTCTCCGACATCGACGGCAGCAACATCGCCCCCGCGATCGTCGAGAGCTGCCCGACACGCATCTTCCTGCCGAACGAACGCGCGATCGAGCCGCAGATCACGGCGATCTACCGACGCTTCGGCCTCAACGATCGCCAAATCGAAATCCTCGCGCGGGCGACGCCGAAGCGCGACTACTACTGCCAATCCCGCTGCGGCAACCGGCTGTTCGAGCTGGGGCTCGGGCCGGTCGCGTTAGCGTTCTGTGCCGCATCTTCCAAGCAAGACCACGCCGCAATCGAGCGCGTCATCGCCGAGAGCGGCCGTGAGGCCTTCACGCCCACCTGGCTCGCCGATCGCGAGCTTCTCTGGGCCGCCGATCTCATCCCCGAGCTGACCAACCTGGAGACGTCATCATGATCAAGCTGCGCCATCTGGCGGCGGCAAGCGCCGTCGTGCTGTCCCTGGCCGTCGCCGTGCCGCCGGCCTCGGCGCAATGGATCGTCTACGACCCGACCAACTTCAGCCAGAACGTGCTGACGGCGGCGCGTGAGCTGCAGCAGATCAACAACCAGATTCAGATGTTGACCAATCAGGCGACGGGCCTGGTCAACCAGGCGCGCAATCTCGCCAACCTGCCGATGTCGACGCTGACCCAGCTTCAGTCGTCGATCGCACAGACCCAGTCGCTGCTCGGTCAAGCGCAAAACATCGCCTTCAACGTCCAGCGGATCGAGCAGGCTTATTCGACCAGCTATGGCAGCGCAGCGGGCACGGGCTCGACCACGACGATGGTCGCCAATGCTCAGCAGCGCTGGCAAAATTCGGTCGCGGCCTTCGAGGACAGCCTGAAGGTTCAGGCGGGCGTGGTCGGGAACATCCCGACCAATTCCAGCGCCATGACCTCGCTCGTGTCGGCCAGCCAGAATGCCACTGGCGCGCTCCAAGCGGCACAGGCCGGCAACCAGCTTTTGGCCCTGCAATCCCAGCAGCTCTCCGACGTCGTCGCCGTGTTGTCGGCGAAGGGCCGTGCCGACGCGCTGGAGCAGGCGCGCGTCGCCGCCGCCGAGGCGCAAGGCCAGCAGAACTACAAGACCTTCTCGACGCGCAGTGGCTATCAGCCCGGCAACGTCACCATGTTCAGCGGCAACTGAGGCGCGCTGATGCTGGGCCGGTCGGACATCTTCCGCGCCGCCGCGATCGTCGCTCTGATCGCGTGCTTCGCCGCGACCCTTTTCGCGATCAACCGGCGTCCCTCGACGCCCGTTGTCGAGCCTCTTCCGACCGTCACCGCTCCAGCCACCGATGACCTTACGGCCGAGCTGCGCCGGTGCAGCGCGCTCGGTCCCAAGGATGCCGTGGATGCGCGTTGCGAGGCGGTCTGGGAGGAGAACCGCCGGTGCTTCTTCGGCAGGCCGGCGCGGCCGCTGCCGCCATCGCCCCCGGGCGCCGTCGCGCCGGCCACCCCCTCTTCAGGAGATGCGCGATGAACAACGTCGGCGTCATCGACACCTTCCTCAACACGTTCACGACCTACATCGATTCCGGCTTCGGCCTGATCAAGGGCGAGGTCGCCTATCTTTCCTCGACGCTGATCGTCATCGACATCACGTTGGCGGGCCTGTTCTGGGCCTGGGGCGCCGACGAAGACATTCTCCAGCGCCTGGTGAAGAAGACCCTCTACATCGGCTTCTTCGCCTTCATCATCACCAACTTCAACAACCTCTCCGCCATTGTCTTCAACAGCTTCGCGGGCCTCGGCCTGAAGGCTGGCGGCTCGACGATCTCGACCGCCACATTTCTGCAGCCCGGCCATCTCGCCCAGGTCGGCCTCGACGCCGGCCAGCCGTTGCTCGACGCCGCGAGCCAGATGATGGGCTTCACCAGCTTCTTCGCGAACTTCGTCCAGATCGCGGTCCTGATGGTGTCGTGGCTGCTGGTGCTGATCGCCTTCTTCATCCTGGCGGTGCAGCTCTTCGTCACGCTGATCGAGTTCAAGCTGACGACGCTCGCCAGCTTCATCCTCATCCCGTTCGCCCTCTTCAACAAGACCGCCTTCCTCGCTGAGAAGGTGCTCGGCAACATCGTCGCTTCCGGCGTGAAGGTGATGGTGCTCGCCGTCATCGTCGGCATCGGCACCGGCCTCTTCTCGCAATTCACGCAGACCTATGCCGGCGGCCAGCCGACCATCGAGCAGGCGCTGTCCGTAGTGCTCGCGGCGCTGGCCATGCTGGGCCTCGGCATCTTTGGGCCCGGCATCGCCACGGGTCTCGTCTCCGGCGCGCCACAACTCGGCGCAGGCGCTGCCGTCGGCACTGGCCTTGCCGTCGCCGGCACTGCCATGGCCGGCGCTGGCGCGCTCGGTCTGGCCGGGAGAGGAGCGATGGCGGCTGCCTCAGGGACGGCCGCCGCGGCCCGTGGTGGTGCGGCG belongs to Tistrella bauzanensis and includes:
- the trbJ gene encoding P-type conjugative transfer protein TrbJ, whose protein sequence is MIKLRHLAAASAVVLSLAVAVPPASAQWIVYDPTNFSQNVLTAARELQQINNQIQMLTNQATGLVNQARNLANLPMSTLTQLQSSIAQTQSLLGQAQNIAFNVQRIEQAYSTSYGSAAGTGSTTTMVANAQQRWQNSVAAFEDSLKVQAGVVGNIPTNSSAMTSLVSASQNATGALQAAQAGNQLLALQSQQLSDVVAVLSAKGRADALEQARVAAAEAQGQQNYKTFSTRSGYQPGNVTMFSGN
- a CDS encoding VirB3 family type IV secretion system protein, translated to MAAIVDPDVPGFFAPVHRALTDPILMGGAPRTVAIANGTLAAAIALGLRLWIPGALIWAVGHAAAVWAAKRDPQFVDVVRRHLRYPAHLGV
- the trbL gene encoding P-type conjugative transfer protein TrbL — protein: MNNVGVIDTFLNTFTTYIDSGFGLIKGEVAYLSSTLIVIDITLAGLFWAWGADEDILQRLVKKTLYIGFFAFIITNFNNLSAIVFNSFAGLGLKAGGSTISTATFLQPGHLAQVGLDAGQPLLDAASQMMGFTSFFANFVQIAVLMVSWLLVLIAFFILAVQLFVTLIEFKLTTLASFILIPFALFNKTAFLAEKVLGNIVASGVKVMVLAVIVGIGTGLFSQFTQTYAGGQPTIEQALSVVLAALAMLGLGIFGPGIATGLVSGAPQLGAGAAVGTGLAVAGTAMAGAGALGLAGRGAMAAASGTAAAARGGAAMAGGASSAYSLASAGRSGASGMAAGLGGVGRAAAAAASAPMRRAAAQAAGSMRDSFAAGARSSFAATGGSSTKGTVGGGEAAAPTPSSSGSSPPAWAQRMRRNQSIHQGATTAAHVLRSGDSHGGGHSVDLSGE
- the trbK-alt gene encoding putative entry exclusion protein TrbK-alt, producing the protein MLGRSDIFRAAAIVALIACFAATLFAINRRPSTPVVEPLPTVTAPATDDLTAELRRCSALGPKDAVDARCEAVWEENRRCFFGRPARPLPPSPPGAVAPATPSSGDAR
- a CDS encoding TrbC/VirB2 family protein; its protein translation is MNRVLAVARHSRRRLVELVTLTTLTLAFAPAAYASGSSMPWETPLNSILESVQGPVAKIISVIIITVTGLTLAFGDTSGGFRRLIQIVFGLSIAFAASSFFLSFFSFSGGALI